The genomic stretch CCAGTGGCGTCGGAAGACGCGGTAGAGGGTCTCTGGTGTGCCGAGCCCCGACTCCCTGGCCACCGTGTCGAGCGGGTGGTCGGTGACCTCCAGGAGCCGCCTGGCGGCATCGGCCCGGCTGCGTTCGACGTACCGGCCGGGGGACAGGCCCGTCTGCTGCGTGAAGACGCGGGAGAAGTGGCGCTCGCTCATCCCCGCGCGCAGTGCGAGCGCGGGCACGCTCAGGTCCGCCTCCGGATGGGCGTCGATGTACGCCTGGAGCTCCCGCAGCGGCTCGCTGCGCGGCGTCAGCGTCCGCATCGGCATGCTGAACTGGCTCTGCCCGCCCGGCCGGTGCAGGTACACCACGAGCCCGCAGGCGACGTCACGCGCCAGCTCGTGACCGTGGTCCCGGGCCACCAGCGCGAGTGCGAGGTCCACGCCGGACAGCACACCCGCCGAGGTCCACACGTGGCCGTCCTCGATGTAGAGAGGATCGGCGTCCACCTCGACGCACGCGTACCGGGACTGGAGGTCGTGGGCGGCCAGCCAGTGCGTGGTGGCCCGCCGGTGGTCCAGCAGCCCGGCCTCGGCCAGCAGGAAGGCGCCGTTGCACACCGAGGCCACGCGCCGCGCCGTGCCCGCCAGCCTGGCGATGCCCCCGACCAGCTTCTCGTCCTTCACCTGCGCCGGCATGGTCAGGCCGCCCACCACGAGCAGCGTGTCGACGGGGCCCTCGACCTCACCGAGCACCGCCGCGGTGACCTCGAGGCCGTTCCCGGCCGGGACGGCGCCCCCGCGCGGGGACGCCACCTCCACCCGGTACCCGCCCTCGGACACGAGCAGGTCCGCCGTCGCGAACACGTCGGCAGGACCGGCCATGTCGAGCAGCTGGAAACCGGGGAAGACAACGATCAGGACCCGCCGATGCATGCCTTCATGCTGGTCGCGACCCCGGGATGGCGTCAACGACACAGGTATTGCACATTACGCCAAAGGTCCTGCTCGCCGGGAACGACCCAGGTGCCACCCGGGGCCGGGGCATTGAACGCCTGCCGTCCGGGAAAGATCAGCCTCAGCGAACGCCGAGAGCCCCCGGGGGCAGGACCCGGAGGCTCTCGGTGACCAGGCGGGAATCAGCCCATGTGCGGATAACGGTGGTCGGTGGGCGGGACGAACGTCTCCTTGATCGTGCGGGCGTTCACCCACCGGATCAGGTTGAAGATCGAGCCCGCCTTGTCGTTGGTGCCCGACGCGCGGGCGCCGCCGAACGGCTGCTGCCCCACGACCGCGCCGGTCGGCTTGTCGTTGACGTAGAAGTTGCCCGCCGCGAAGCGCAGCCGCTCCGAGGCGGCGGCGATGGCGTAGCGGTCCTGCGCGATGATCGACCCGGTCAGCGCGTACGGCGCGATGCCCTCCATCTGGTCGAGCACCTGGTCGAAGTCGCGGTCCTCGTAGACGTGCACGCCGAGGATCGGGCCGAAGTACTCCTTGACGAAGATCTCGTCGGCAGGGTCGGCGCACTCCAGGATGGTCGGCTTCACGAAATATCCGACGCTGTCGTCGTACGAGCCGGTGAGGACGTCGATGTTCGAGGCCGCCCGCGCCCGGTCGATGGCCGCCTTGTGCTTGGCGAACGCCCGGTCGTCGATGACCGCGCCCATGAACGTCGACAGGTCGCCGGAGACGTCACCCACGGTCAGCGACTCGGTGGTGGCGACGAAGTCGTCACGCATCCGGTTCCAGACCGAGCGCGGCACGTACGCCCGGGAGGCCGCCGAGCACTTCTGTCCCTGGTACTCGAACGCGCCCCTGATCAGCGCCGTCGTGAGGACGCCTGGGTCGGCGGACGGGTGGGCCACCACGAAGTCCTTGCCGCCGGTCTCGCCGACGATGCGCGGGTAGCCGCGGTAGGAGGCGATGTTCTCGCCCACCGTGCGCCACAGGTGCTGGAACGTCGCCGTGGAGCCGGTGAAGTGGATGCCGGCCAGCTCGGGGTGCGCGAGGGCCACCTCGGAGATGGCCTGCCCGTTGCCGGTGACCATGTTGATCACGCCGGGCGGCAGCCCGGCCGCCTCCAGCAGCCGCATCGTGAAGTGCGCGGCGAACTGCTGCGTCGGCGACGGCTTCCAGATGACGACATTCCCCATCAAAGCGGCGGATGTCGGCAAATTTCCGGCGATGGCGCTGAAGTTGAACGGCGTGATCGCGAGCACGAACCCCTCGAGCGGCCGGTACTCCATCCTGTTCCACACGCCGGGCGACGAGGCCGGCTGCTCGGCGTAGAGCTGCCGGGCGTAGGCCACGTTGAACCGCAGGAAGTCGATCAGCTCACACGCCGAGTCGATCTCCGCCTGGTACGCCGACTTCGACTGGCCCAGCATCGTGGCCGCGTTGAGCGTCGCCCGCCACGGCCCGGCCAGCAGGTCGGCCGCCTTGAGGAAGACCGCCGCCCGCTCGTCGAACGACAGCGCCCGCCACGCGGGAGCCGCCTGCCGCGCGGCCGAGATCGCGTCCCGCACGTCCTGGGCCGTAGCGTCGTTGGTACGGCCCAGGACGGAGGCATGGTTGTGCGGCTGCACCACGTCGATGGGCACGCCGCCGCCGAGCCGCTGCTCGCCGCCGATGGTCATGGTGAGGTCGATCGACGCCCCGGCCAGTTCCTTGACGCGGTCCTCCAGCGCGCTGCGCTCGGCGCTGCCCGGCGCGTAGCCGTACACCCGCTCGTTGGCGGGAACGGGGACATTGCTGATGGCATCCATTACTTACCCCCAAGGGCACGAAGGAAGAAGGCGACGTTGGCCGGGCGCTCGGCCAGGCGGCGCATGAAGTAGCCGTACCAGTCGTCGCCGTACGGGACGTAGACGCGGACCGTGTGACCGGCCCCGGCCAGGGCCTCCTGCCGGTCGGTCCGGATTCCATAAAGCATCTGGAACTCGTGGTCGCCGATCGTCCGCCCGTACCGGTCGGCGAGCAGCTCCGTGATCGCGATCATGCGGTCGTCGTGCGTCGCCACCATGGGGTAACCCTTCCCCGCCATGAGGATCCGCAGGCATCGCACGTACGCCTTGTCGACGGCGGTCTTCCCCTGGTGCGCGACCGAGGCGGGTTCGCGGTAGGCGCCCTTGACCAGCCGCACCCGGGAGCCCTCCGCCGCCAGGTCGCGGCAGTCCTCCTCGCTGCGGAACAGGTACGCCTGGATCGCCACGCCCGTCGACGGGTAGTCCTCGCGCAGCTTGCGCAGGATGCCGAGCGTGGAGTCGACCGTGGTGTGGTCCTCCATGTCGAGCGTGACGGCCGAGCCGTTCGCCGCGGCGGCGGCGCAGATCTCGCGGGCGTGCTCCAGCGCCATCGTCTCGTCGAGCCGCTGCCCGACGGCCGACAACTTCACCGACACCTCGCCCCCGGCGCCCAGCTCCAGCGGCCGCAGCGCCGTCAGCAGGGTGATGTAGGCGTCCGCGGTGGCCTCGGCGGCCCGCGCGTCCCGCGTCTCCTCGCCGAGGTGGTCGATCGTGACCGACAGTCCGGCGTCACGCAGCCGTTCGACGGCGGCGCGGGCCTCCCCGGCGGTCTCGCCCGCGACGAACCGCTGGACCACCTTCCTGGTGAGCGGGAAGCCGGACACGGCACGACGTACGACACCGCTCCCGGAGGCGGCGAGCAGCAGTTGACCGAGCATGTGCTCAGTCTAAAAACGCAGCTCAGAGGGGGCCATCGACGTGCGTAACGCGGCGTGTGGCAGGCTGTTGTACAAATGTACGACTCGGCTGACCTCCAAGAGCTCGTCGACGAGATCGCCGCCCGGCTGGGGGCGTCCGCGACGCTGGAGGACCGCACGTTCCGGCTGCTGGCCTACGGCGCGCAGCACGGCGACATCGACACGGTCCGCCAGGAGTCCATCCTGCGCAGGCGCGCCACCGGCGAGGTGCGCGACTACTTCGAGCGCTACGGCATCGCCAGGGCCGAAGGCCCGGTCAGGATCCCCGGCGACGCCGCGCTCAAGGTCCTGGCCAGGGTGTGCTGGCCGCTGCGGCACGGCGACGTCGTCTACGGCTACCTGTGGCTGCTGGATTCGGGCGCGCTCACCGACGAGCGGCTGCGCTCGGCCGCGCCGCTTGTGGCCAGGGCCGCCGCCGCGCTCGCCCAGGAGGCCAGGAGCCGCCGCGACCTCGGGCGCGACCTGCTCGCGCTGTTCTCACCCGACCCGGAGGAACGCGCGGGCGCCTCCATCGAGGTGCCCGGGCCGGTCACGGCCATCGCCGTACGCGAGTCGCAGGAACGCCTCGCCGCACTCTGGACGCTTCCGCGCGGTGTCCTGGCCCGCCCCGGCTCACCGGTCGCCCTCCTGGCGCCCGCCCATCTGGCCGGCGAGGTGGCGCAGACGGTCCAGAGCGCGTACGGCACCGCGGCCGGCCTCGGCGCCCCCCGGACCGACCCGGCCGACGCCTGGCTGAGCTGGCGCGAGGCCCGCCAGGCGCTGCGCATCGCCGAGCACTTCCCGCGGCACGCTCCCGTCGCCCGCTGGGAGGACCTGGGCGTGCACCGCCTGCTGGCCCGTCTCGGTCGGCCGGACCTGCGCGAGCTGGCGGCCGAGACCGCGGCCCTGGACGCGGAGCTGGCCCAGACCGTGGAGGTCTACCTCGACCGCGGCGGCCACGCCCAGAAGGCGGCCGCCGAGCTCGGCATCCACCGGCAGACGCTCTACTACCGGCTGGGCAAGGCCGAGCGCCTCACCCACCGGGACCTGTCGGACGGCGACGACCGCCTGGCCGTGCACCTGGGGCTCAAGGCCGCCAGGCTGCTCGGTCAGGACGGCTTGTAGACCTTCACCCAGTCGACGTACATCGACACGGTGGCCGGCGTCGAGGCGTCCCGGCAGCGGGGCTCGCACACCACGTCGTTCTGCAGCGCCAGGCCCATCCGGCCGCCGTCGGGCACGTACGCGCCGCGGTAGTCCCACACCTTCCTGCCGTCCAGCCAGAACGTCAGCCGCCCCGGCAGCCAGTCCACGGCCACCGTGTGCCAGCGGGTGAAGTCCGCCCGCAACTGCCGCTGGGCCTGGCCCTGACCGCCGTGCACGAAGATGCCGCCGCCCTGCCGCTTCGGGTCCACGATCTCGGCGAAGTTCACCTCGGCGTAGCCGCCGCCCTGGCCCTGCGCCGTCGGCCACAGCAGTGCCACCGGCGTGTAACCGGCGCCCGCCTCGGCCCGGAACCTGACCTCCCACCGGCCGTACTTCTGCGCGTGCCGGGTGGCCACGCCGCCCGACAGGTCCTTGCCGCCGTACATGCCGCCCTTGAGGCGCAGCACGCCGTTCGACACGCTTGCCGCCCGGCCCGTGCGGGGATTCCGCTCGGCAGTGGGGGAGTGGTAGATCATCCACTTGGCCGTGTTGATGGACGAGCCGTTGAAGTTCTCGACGAGGACGGGGGCGCCCCACGTGTGTGCTTGCGCGGTCTGGGGAAGCGCGGCGACGCTCAGGAGCGCCGCCGCGGCCGTGATCGAACTGCGTCTGAGCATGCGCCCCATAGAAGCAAAAATTTCACTCCGGTAACAGCCCATTCATCTCATCCAGCGCAGGGCCCATGGGATCCCGGGCTCCGAGCAGGGAGCGGGTCAGCGCCTCGTGGTCGCGCAGCATCTCCTCCAGCGCCTGCGACAGATGCTCGGCCGACAACCGCTCCGCGGAGCCGTCCGCGGCCAGGCCCGCCAGCACCGCCCTCCGCAGCAGCTCCTTGAAGAACGAGGCCGTCATGCCCTCGGTCCTGGACACCAGCGGCTCCAGATCCCCTTCCGGCAGCAGGTCGCCGCCATAGAGCCGCAGCAGCGCGGCCCGGCAGCGCGCGTCCGGCCTGGGCACCTCCACGGCCAGGTCCACCCGGCCCGGCCGGTTGGCCAGGGCCTCCTCCAGCACCTCGGCCCGGTTCGTGGTGAGCACGAACGTGACGTCCGCGTCGGCGCCGATCCCGTCCATCGCGTCGAACAGCGTGAACAGCAGCGGGCTGCCCTCCATGGACAAACGGCGGTCGTGTGCCACGAGGTCCACGTCCTCCACGACCACGATGGACGGCTGCAGCCGCCGGGCCAGCGCCGCCGCCTCCGAGATGGCGCCCACTGCCGTGCCGGCCATGACCACGACCGTCACGCCCGGCATGCGCCCCATCAGGTAGCGCACGGTGTGGGTCTTGCCGGTGCCGGGCGGGCCGTGCAGCAGCAGGCCCCGCTTGAGGTGCTGGCCGCGGGCCACCAGCGCCTCGGCGTTGCGGCCGATGCCGACCACGTGCCGCTCGATCCTCTCCAGCACCCCGTCCGGCAGGATCACCTCCTCCGGGGCGAGCGACGGGCGCGGCAGGAACGACACCAGGTTGTTGCCCATGTGCTCGGAGACGCCGAACGTGAGGATCTGGCCCCGGAGCACGTCGTGGCGCCGCGTCAGCCGCTCGATCTCCTCCCTGGCGGCGGTGGCGCTCGCGCGGGAGGCCGCGATCACCTCCACCCGGCAGCCCTCGCCGACGTACCTGTCGGAGGGTCCGCGCAGGCCGACCACGATGGGGGAGCCGTCCGGCGCCGACGTCAGCACCAGGCCGAAGTTCACCACCTCGACCGACTCGTCCGGGCCGACGGCCGCGGTGGCGTAGTCGACGGCGCCGATCTCGTACATCTCGAAGCCGCGCGCGGCCGTGGACAGGATGTCGATCGTGTCGTTGTGCTCGCGGCCCTGCCCCGACACCCCGAACCAGTCCGCCCCGCCCCGGGCCCGCAGGTACGCGTCCACGCCGCGCTGCAGGCCGGCGTGCTCCCAGCCGTTGAAGCGCTGGGTGACGCAGACCAGGTCCTTGAGCGCGCAGCCCACGTGCCCGGTCACCCTCGCCACCAGCTCGGGCGTGGGCCGGGACTCGTCGATCATGGTGGCGGCCTCGTGCAGCAGCTTCTTGAGCGCCTGTGCCAGCGACCGTGCCTCATCGATCTCCATGCGCGCCACCCTCGCACACGCCGCCCGTTCCGGCCACGGAAAAACGGCCCCGGCAGAGCCGGGGCCGTTTCGCGGAGGGGGTCAGGCGCAGGCCGCCTCGTAGACCCGTACCAGCTCCTGGCTCACCCGCTCCCAGGAGTAACGCGAGCGGGCCCGGTCGGCGCCCGCGTACCCGAGCGCGGTCCGCAGGGTCGGGTCCCACAGCAGCTCGCGGGCCAGCCGCGCGGTACGCGCCGGCCGGTCCGGCGGCACGAGCAGGCCGGTGACGCCGTCGATGACCGAGTCCAGGTGGGCGCCGACGGCCGAGGCGATCACGGGCACGCCGCAGGCCATGGCCTCCAGCGCGACGATCCCGGTGACGGCCTCGCGCGGCACCGACACCACGGCGTCCGCGCTGCGCATGAGCTTCGGCACCGCCGGCCGCTTCACCTGGCCCAGCAACGTCACGCGGTCGGCGACGCCGAGCTGCTCGGCCAGGGCGCGCAGCCGGCGCGCGTCCTTGTCGTTCTCGAGGTCCTCGGGCTCGGGCCCGCCGGCGATGACCAGCTCGACGTCGGAGAGCCCCTGCAGCGCCCGCACGATGGTGGGCGCGCCGCGCTCCGGCGTGAGCGGGCCGACGTGCAGCAGCCTCTTGCGCGAGCCGCGGGTGGCAACCGGGCCGCGCCGCTGGAAGCGCTCGGTGTCGACGCCGTAGGGGACGATCGCGATGTTGCCGCGCGGCACGCCGAGCCGGATGAGCGCCGACTCCTCGTCGCCCGAGCCGGCGATGACCGCGTTGGCCCTGCGGCCGAGCGCCCGCTCCACGTCCTGGTGCTCCGCGTCGACATGGTGGAACGTCTGCGTGACGGGCACCGCCAATCCCTTGGCGCCGGCCACGGCGGCCAGCCCCCAGGTCCAGGTATGGGCATGGATCACATCAGGACGGTCTTGGCTCCATCGCCGCATCAAGGTGTCGCCGAGGTCGTTGAGGTACGGCACCACGTCGTCGGCAGGAAGGTCCTTGGGCGGCCCCACCTCGAGCTGCTCCAGTGTGACCCCCGGGGCCACCCGCGTCTTGGGCTTGCCCTCGGCGTTGTCACGGCGGGAGTAGATGGTGACGTGGTGCTCGCGCCCCAGCTCGCGTGCGACGGCGAGGATGCGGTGGCGCTGGTTTCCCCCGGCGGATGCGACGATCGCGATATTCATGGCACACCTCAGCAGCGTGGAAAGCGTTTAAGGTGTGCCTGCGTCTTAGGCACATAGGTCTACGTTTACGACGATACCCAGGTTTACGCCCTTCGCAAACCCCTACAGATCAGACACCTCGGAGGGCGAACACCACGATCTCATCCCAAACCTGGCCGCCGGAGAACGCGTTCCGGTCCGACTCCACCGCCTTGACCACGGTGGACGGGGCCTGGCCCGCGCACCGGCCCAGCACGTCCGCCAGGCGCTCCTCGCCGTAGGGCTCGCCCCGCTCGTTCCTGGAGGAAATCAGCCCCTCCGAGTACAACACCAGCGTCTCGCCAGGGCACACCGTCAACGTCTGCACCTCGGTCTCCGCCTCGGGCGCGATGCCCAGCGGCACGCCGCCGCCCGCCGCGTACCGCACCCCGCCGTCAGGCTGCAGCAGCATGGCGGGATGGTGGCCGGCCGACGACAGCCGGATCTCGCGACCGCGTACGAACCCGGCGACTGCCATGACGAACATGCCGGTGCCCTGCGCCACCAGGGCCTCGTTGACCTTGCGCATCACCAGGTCGGGATCGGACTCCCAGACGCTCAGCACGCGCAGGCCGCCGCGCACCATGGCGCTGACCGACGCCGCCTCCTCGCCCTTGCCGGCCGCGCCGCCCAGCGCGAATCCCCACCCTTTCGCGATCGGGAACACGTCGTAGAACTCCGCGCCGACCGACGAGCCCGGGTGGTAGACGGCCGCCGCCTCGTAGCCGGGCACATCGGGCAGGCTGCGCGGCGCGACACTCGCCGACAGTGCGTCCGCGGCCCGCGACCGGCTCTGGTAGCTGCTCTGCGTGCGTACCGCCAGCCCCAGCTGCAGCCCCACCTCCTGGAACACGGCCAGGTCCGCCAGCGTGTACGGCTGCTTGTCGTGCGTGCGCACCAGCGTCAGGGCCCCGTCGCCGGTCCCGATCGGCACGCACACCATCGAGCCCGCCCCCATCGCGGTCAGCACGGGCCCGTCGGTGCAAAAGCCCAGCAGCGTCTCGTCGTCCACCATCTCCTGCACCACGCCGGAGCCCCGCTCCAGCACCTGCAGCACCACCTGGCTGGCTGCCGGGTCGGCCGCCTCGACCTGGCGTACGAGCTCGCCGACCGGATGGTCTTTCGGCCCCACGACGACCGACCGGCGCGGCAGCCCGTCGCGTACCAGGTCCGCGATCACCCAGTCCGCCCACTCGGCCGCCAGC from Nonomuraea polychroma encodes the following:
- a CDS encoding GlxA family transcriptional regulator, translated to MHRRVLIVVFPGFQLLDMAGPADVFATADLLVSEGGYRVEVASPRGGAVPAGNGLEVTAAVLGEVEGPVDTLLVVGGLTMPAQVKDEKLVGGIARLAGTARRVASVCNGAFLLAEAGLLDHRRATTHWLAAHDLQSRYACVEVDADPLYIEDGHVWTSAGVLSGVDLALALVARDHGHELARDVACGLVVYLHRPGGQSQFSMPMRTLTPRSEPLRELQAYIDAHPEADLSVPALALRAGMSERHFSRVFTQQTGLSPGRYVERSRADAARRLLEVTDHPLDTVARESGLGTPETLYRVFRRHWRISPGDHRRRFQSKEK
- the pruA gene encoding L-glutamate gamma-semialdehyde dehydrogenase, producing the protein MDAISNVPVPANERVYGYAPGSAERSALEDRVKELAGASIDLTMTIGGEQRLGGGVPIDVVQPHNHASVLGRTNDATAQDVRDAISAARQAAPAWRALSFDERAAVFLKAADLLAGPWRATLNAATMLGQSKSAYQAEIDSACELIDFLRFNVAYARQLYAEQPASSPGVWNRMEYRPLEGFVLAITPFNFSAIAGNLPTSAALMGNVVIWKPSPTQQFAAHFTMRLLEAAGLPPGVINMVTGNGQAISEVALAHPELAGIHFTGSTATFQHLWRTVGENIASYRGYPRIVGETGGKDFVVAHPSADPGVLTTALIRGAFEYQGQKCSAASRAYVPRSVWNRMRDDFVATTESLTVGDVSGDLSTFMGAVIDDRAFAKHKAAIDRARAASNIDVLTGSYDDSVGYFVKPTILECADPADEIFVKEYFGPILGVHVYEDRDFDQVLDQMEGIAPYALTGSIIAQDRYAIAAASERLRFAAGNFYVNDKPTGAVVGQQPFGGARASGTNDKAGSIFNLIRWVNARTIKETFVPPTDHRYPHMG
- a CDS encoding proline dehydrogenase family protein yields the protein MLGQLLLAASGSGVVRRAVSGFPLTRKVVQRFVAGETAGEARAAVERLRDAGLSVTIDHLGEETRDARAAEATADAYITLLTALRPLELGAGGEVSVKLSAVGQRLDETMALEHAREICAAAAANGSAVTLDMEDHTTVDSTLGILRKLREDYPSTGVAIQAYLFRSEEDCRDLAAEGSRVRLVKGAYREPASVAHQGKTAVDKAYVRCLRILMAGKGYPMVATHDDRMIAITELLADRYGRTIGDHEFQMLYGIRTDRQEALAGAGHTVRVYVPYGDDWYGYFMRRLAERPANVAFFLRALGGK
- a CDS encoding PucR family transcriptional regulator — protein: MYDSADLQELVDEIAARLGASATLEDRTFRLLAYGAQHGDIDTVRQESILRRRATGEVRDYFERYGIARAEGPVRIPGDAALKVLARVCWPLRHGDVVYGYLWLLDSGALTDERLRSAAPLVARAAAALAQEARSRRDLGRDLLALFSPDPEERAGASIEVPGPVTAIAVRESQERLAALWTLPRGVLARPGSPVALLAPAHLAGEVAQTVQSAYGTAAGLGAPRTDPADAWLSWREARQALRIAEHFPRHAPVARWEDLGVHRLLARLGRPDLRELAAETAALDAELAQTVEVYLDRGGHAQKAAAELGIHRQTLYYRLGKAERLTHRDLSDGDDRLAVHLGLKAARLLGQDGL
- a CDS encoding glycoside hydrolase family 16 protein; amino-acid sequence: MLRRSSITAAAALLSVAALPQTAQAHTWGAPVLVENFNGSSINTAKWMIYHSPTAERNPRTGRAASVSNGVLRLKGGMYGGKDLSGGVATRHAQKYGRWEVRFRAEAGAGYTPVALLWPTAQGQGGGYAEVNFAEIVDPKRQGGGIFVHGGQGQAQRQLRADFTRWHTVAVDWLPGRLTFWLDGRKVWDYRGAYVPDGGRMGLALQNDVVCEPRCRDASTPATVSMYVDWVKVYKPS
- a CDS encoding AAA family ATPase, which codes for MEIDEARSLAQALKKLLHEAATMIDESRPTPELVARVTGHVGCALKDLVCVTQRFNGWEHAGLQRGVDAYLRARGGADWFGVSGQGREHNDTIDILSTAARGFEMYEIGAVDYATAAVGPDESVEVVNFGLVLTSAPDGSPIVVGLRGPSDRYVGEGCRVEVIAASRASATAAREEIERLTRRHDVLRGQILTFGVSEHMGNNLVSFLPRPSLAPEEVILPDGVLERIERHVVGIGRNAEALVARGQHLKRGLLLHGPPGTGKTHTVRYLMGRMPGVTVVVMAGTAVGAISEAAALARRLQPSIVVVEDVDLVAHDRRLSMEGSPLLFTLFDAMDGIGADADVTFVLTTNRAEVLEEALANRPGRVDLAVEVPRPDARCRAALLRLYGGDLLPEGDLEPLVSRTEGMTASFFKELLRRAVLAGLAADGSAERLSAEHLSQALEEMLRDHEALTRSLLGARDPMGPALDEMNGLLPE
- a CDS encoding glycosyltransferase → MNIAIVASAGGNQRHRILAVARELGREHHVTIYSRRDNAEGKPKTRVAPGVTLEQLEVGPPKDLPADDVVPYLNDLGDTLMRRWSQDRPDVIHAHTWTWGLAAVAGAKGLAVPVTQTFHHVDAEHQDVERALGRRANAVIAGSGDEESALIRLGVPRGNIAIVPYGVDTERFQRRGPVATRGSRKRLLHVGPLTPERGAPTIVRALQGLSDVELVIAGGPEPEDLENDKDARRLRALAEQLGVADRVTLLGQVKRPAVPKLMRSADAVVSVPREAVTGIVALEAMACGVPVIASAVGAHLDSVIDGVTGLLVPPDRPARTARLARELLWDPTLRTALGYAGADRARSRYSWERVSQELVRVYEAACA
- a CDS encoding SpoIIE family protein phosphatase; this encodes MPDLEHALDALAGRVSSLREARTAYPADLAPTLDAALAELDTAVELLAEAREELRKGGKRAGGKKDGAQRELKLLRQVFRAFPVPVIVLDGGGVVRRINPETSRMLGSPDGYLVGRSFPLLVDVSRRAAFRSHLTSVLQTGQPSAFETRLAHQGRTHTVQVALTRLTMPGEPQQMVAAVALPTEVQLPEPGGRRPEQSDGALLIAAAKRHDLLVKMGRLLLDEQALLRPVAVARATRLLAAEWADWVIADLVRDGLPRRSVVVGPKDHPVGELVRQVEAADPAASQVVLQVLERGSGVVQEMVDDETLLGFCTDGPVLTAMGAGSMVCVPIGTGDGALTLVRTHDKQPYTLADLAVFQEVGLQLGLAVRTQSSYQSRSRAADALSASVAPRSLPDVPGYEAAAVYHPGSSVGAEFYDVFPIAKGWGFALGGAAGKGEEAASVSAMVRGGLRVLSVWESDPDLVMRKVNEALVAQGTGMFVMAVAGFVRGREIRLSSAGHHPAMLLQPDGGVRYAAGGGVPLGIAPEAETEVQTLTVCPGETLVLYSEGLISSRNERGEPYGEERLADVLGRCAGQAPSTVVKAVESDRNAFSGGQVWDEIVVFALRGV